Proteins encoded within one genomic window of Polaribacter sp. NJDZ03:
- the pbpC gene encoding penicillin-binding protein 1C: MKITNYIKRHKKKTIFVVVLLIFYAFCLPSQLFTKPTSTVITSNTNELLGALIAEDGQWRFPHKDSVPEKFKTCLIQFEDEHFYMHPGFNPISILKALKQNLQAGGVKRGGSTITQQVIRLSRDNKSRTYFEKVKELILATRLEFRASKEKIISYWSSNAPFGGNVVGLDAASWRYFNRQASELSWAESATLAVLPNAPNLIYPGKNQHKLLVKRNRLLTKLLAKNIIDSLTYELSVLEELPQKPYALPQITPHLLQKINKKNKGEFVKTTINKRLQNQVNLIVNNHYNQLKNNEIFNISVLVLDVKNRRVLTYVGNSETTRENQKYVDVIDKPRSTGSILKPFLYTAMLDSGDLLPNMLVADVPTNFGSYHPENFDKKYAGAVSAKLALSKSLNVPTVRMLQRFGLEKFHDYLQKLELRDLKKDPNYYGLTLALGGAESNLWDLCKSYASMASTVNHYSENSSRYFKNEFCEPTFYADKKVDFGEKSSEKIIFDAASIYLTFESLKDVNRPNADQNWEFFDASKQIAWKTGTSFGFRDAWAIGTTKDYVVGVWVGNADGEGRPGLVGVQAAAPILFDVFDKLPNSEWFEKPFDEMTEIEICTQSGYRATQNCEDKSLEFVQNAGLKTAPCPYHVLVNVDASENYQVNTSCERLENIKQKSWFVLPPLMEYYYKDKNPFYKPLPKFRNDCLGAAKNAMKFIYPTEKSTIFLPKNFDGKKNELVLKVAHANSEAILYWYVDSKYLGSTKELHEFGVHLNSGNYLISATDNFGNEIHQQITVKE, encoded by the coding sequence TTGAAAATAACAAACTACATAAAACGTCATAAAAAGAAAACAATATTTGTTGTTGTTCTACTGATTTTTTATGCATTTTGTTTGCCAAGTCAGTTATTTACCAAGCCAACATCAACAGTAATTACAAGTAATACTAATGAGTTGTTGGGCGCATTAATAGCAGAAGATGGACAATGGCGTTTTCCGCATAAAGATTCCGTTCCAGAGAAGTTTAAAACCTGTTTAATTCAGTTTGAAGATGAACATTTTTATATGCATCCTGGTTTTAATCCGATTTCTATTTTAAAAGCCTTAAAACAAAATTTACAAGCGGGAGGAGTTAAAAGAGGTGGAAGTACCATTACCCAGCAAGTTATTCGATTGAGTAGAGATAATAAATCTAGAACCTATTTTGAGAAAGTAAAAGAATTAATTTTAGCAACCCGTTTAGAATTTAGAGCGTCTAAAGAAAAAATTATTTCTTATTGGAGTTCCAATGCGCCTTTCGGCGGAAATGTAGTGGGCTTAGATGCTGCTTCTTGGCGTTACTTTAATAGACAAGCATCTGAGTTATCTTGGGCAGAATCTGCAACTTTAGCCGTTTTACCCAATGCACCAAATTTAATTTATCCAGGTAAAAATCAGCATAAATTATTAGTGAAGAGAAATCGATTATTAACCAAGTTACTTGCTAAGAACATCATTGATTCTCTAACGTATGAATTATCGGTATTAGAAGAATTACCGCAAAAACCGTATGCATTACCTCAAATTACGCCACATTTATTACAAAAAATCAATAAAAAAAATAAAGGAGAATTTGTAAAAACAACCATAAATAAAAGGTTGCAAAATCAAGTAAATTTAATTGTAAATAATCATTATAATCAGTTAAAAAACAACGAGATATTTAATATTTCTGTTTTGGTTTTAGATGTAAAAAACAGAAGGGTTTTAACCTATGTTGGCAACTCTGAAACAACTAGAGAAAATCAAAAATATGTAGATGTTATAGACAAACCTAGAAGTACCGGAAGTATTTTAAAACCATTTTTATATACAGCTATGTTAGATAGTGGAGATTTGTTACCAAATATGTTGGTTGCAGATGTACCTACAAACTTTGGAAGTTATCATCCAGAAAATTTTGATAAAAAATATGCAGGAGCAGTTTCTGCAAAGTTAGCACTATCTAAATCTTTAAACGTACCAACAGTAAGAATGTTGCAACGTTTTGGCTTAGAGAAGTTTCATGATTATTTACAAAAATTAGAACTGAGAGATTTAAAGAAAGATCCTAATTATTATGGTTTAACATTGGCTTTAGGTGGTGCAGAAAGCAATTTATGGGATTTATGTAAAAGCTATGCTTCTATGGCATCTACAGTAAATCATTATTCAGAAAACTCTAGTAGGTATTTTAAAAATGAATTTTGTGAACCTACTTTTTATGCTGATAAAAAGGTTGACTTCGGAGAAAAATCATCAGAAAAAATAATTTTTGACGCCGCTTCTATTTATTTAACTTTTGAGAGCTTGAAGGATGTAAATAGACCAAATGCAGATCAGAATTGGGAGTTTTTTGATGCTTCTAAACAAATTGCTTGGAAAACGGGTACGAGTTTTGGTTTTAGAGATGCTTGGGCAATAGGAACTACTAAAGATTATGTGGTTGGTGTTTGGGTTGGAAATGCAGATGGAGAAGGAAGACCTGGTTTGGTTGGTGTGCAAGCTGCAGCACCTATTTTATTTGATGTTTTTGATAAATTGCCAAACTCAGAATGGTTTGAAAAACCTTTTGATGAAATGACTGAAATAGAAATTTGTACACAAAGTGGGTATAGAGCAACTCAAAATTGTGAAGATAAATCATTAGAATTTGTACAGAATGCAGGTTTAAAAACAGCACCTTGTCCATACCATGTTTTGGTAAATGTAGATGCTTCAGAAAATTATCAGGTAAATACTTCTTGTGAGCGTTTAGAAAATATTAAACAAAAATCTTGGTTTGTGTTGCCTCCTTTAATGGAATATTATTACAAGGATAAAAATCCGTTTTATAAACCGTTGCCAAAATTTAGAAATGATTGTTTAGGTGCGGCAAAAAACGCGATGAAATTTATTTATCCTACGGAAAAAAGCACCATTTTTTTACCAAAGAATTTCGATGGAAAGAAAAATGAACTTGTTTTAAAAGTAGCACATGCAAATAGTGAAGCTATTTTATATTGGTATGTAGATAGTAAATATTTAGGGAGTACAAAAGAACTGCATGAGTTTGGGGTGCACTTAAATAGTGGAAATTACCTTATTTCGGCTACGGATAATTTTGGGAATGAAATTCATCAGCAAATAACAGTAAAAGAATAA
- a CDS encoding MBL fold metallo-hydrolase — protein sequence MKIYPIETGNFKLDGGAMFGVVPKTIWQKTNPADANNLIDMSMRSMLIEDGDRLILVDTGLGAKQSNKFYSYYYLFGDFSVDTSLAKHGFHRDDITDVFLTHLHFDHCGGAIEWNAQRTILQPAFKNAKFWSNDKHWKWATEPNAREKASFLKENINPIKESGQLNFIHSNYKDQIGFDILFMDGHTEKQMLPMLSYQGKTIVFMADLLPTIGHIPLPYVMGYDTRPLLTIKEKAAFLNLAADKEYYLFLEHDAYNELCTVQHTEKGVRLKNTHKFIDIFN from the coding sequence ATGAAAATATACCCTATAGAAACTGGAAATTTTAAATTAGACGGAGGTGCAATGTTTGGTGTTGTGCCAAAAACTATTTGGCAAAAAACGAACCCTGCAGACGCTAATAATTTAATAGACATGAGCATGAGAAGCATGCTTATTGAAGATGGAGATCGTTTAATTTTGGTAGATACAGGTTTAGGCGCAAAACAATCAAATAAATTTTATAGTTATTATTACCTTTTTGGAGATTTTTCTGTAGATACATCTTTAGCAAAACATGGTTTTCATAGAGATGATATTACAGATGTTTTTTTAACACATTTACATTTTGATCATTGTGGAGGTGCTATAGAGTGGAATGCACAAAGAACTATTTTACAGCCAGCTTTTAAAAATGCCAAATTCTGGTCTAATGATAAACATTGGAAATGGGCAACAGAGCCTAATGCTAGAGAAAAAGCATCCTTTTTAAAGGAAAATATTAATCCTATTAAAGAAAGCGGACAATTAAATTTTATTCATAGTAATTACAAAGATCAAATAGGTTTCGACATTCTTTTTATGGATGGTCATACAGAAAAACAAATGCTACCAATGTTGTCTTATCAAGGTAAAACAATTGTTTTTATGGCAGATTTGTTACCTACAATTGGGCACATTCCTTTGCCTTATGTTATGGGGTATGATACAAGACCTTTATTAACAATTAAAGAAAAAGCAGCATTCTTAAACTTGGCTGCAGACAAAGAGTATTATCTTTTTTTAGAACACGATGCTTATAATGAACTTTGTACCGTTCAGCATACAGAAAAAGGAGTTAGATTAAAGAACACACACAAATTTATAGATATATTTAATTAA